Proteins co-encoded in one Rhopalosiphum maidis isolate BTI-1 chromosome 2, ASM367621v3, whole genome shotgun sequence genomic window:
- the LOC113553675 gene encoding probable proteasome maturation factor ump1 yields MDLMDNSFGNYSILGAHTARPKNFKETYHPVQQNLRNYKAKENRTLVKGLMITQGMHMPLRLAMEQKVFESVGRLPILKSSNLHAEVLNDTLDTVTERDYLNPAEYNETLVPSFVVMDKDLKF; encoded by the exons atg gaTCTCATGGATAATTCTTTCGGTAACTATTCCATTTTGgg ggcTCATACTGCCAGACCAAAGAATTTCAAAGAAACTTATCATCCGGTTCAACAAAACCTGAGAAAT TACAAAGCAAAAGAAAACAGAACGCTAGTTAAAGGCTTGATGATCACACAAGGAATGCACATGCCCCTACGTTTAGCTATGGAACAAAAAGTGTTTGAAAGTGTTGGACGTCTACCAATTTTGAAGTCATCTAATTTACATGCTGAAGTATTAAATGACACTCTTGATACAGTCACTGAACGAGATTACTTAAACCCAGCAGAGTACAATGAAACATTAGTTCCATCATTTGTAGTTATggataaagatttaaaattttaa
- the LOC113550938 gene encoding uncharacterized protein DDB_G0289917-like, with amino-acid sequence MATANDKVTTLKVIDALHMIPYYSGGHTEIYQFISACETIIESVDADRVPLLLKMMAATKLTDRAFNVTRYIEIKQLLLDAFEPPYSPYDSVKLRIELYKITIKDNESVYAYNNRVEEIFQKLCDAITTGKPSSEAAILRVNIEEQSLISYINRFTDEMRFEVKTKNPTSLHRAMQVALLADKNIRTYNNAREIFRSSNNEYNRTDDGRNKNSPNTDRGQNNNQNTSYNYRNDNTRRNNFRGRNTNRNQNSRNNDFNARRCYTCNREGNFSSRRKDGQ; translated from the coding sequence atggcaacAGCTAACGACAAAGTAACAACATTAAAAGTTATCGATGCTTTACATATGATTCCCTACTATTCAGGAGGGCATAccgaaatatatcaatttataagcGCATGCGAAACAATAATTGAATCAGTTGATGCCGACCGAGTTccgttactattaaaaatgatggCAGCAACTAAGTTGACAGATAGAGCTTTTAACGTGACTaggtatattgaaattaagCAATTACTGTTAGACGCATTCGAACCGCCTTATAGTCCTTATGATTCCGTGAAGTTACGAATTGAgctatacaaaataacaattaaagatAACGAGTCGGTTTATGCATACAATAATCGGGTGgaagaaatatttcaaaagttaTGCGACGCAATAACCACAGGTAAACCGTCATCGGAAGCAGCAATATTGCGCGTAAATATTGAGGAACAGTCCTTAATTAGTTACATTAACAGGTTCACCGACGAAATGAGATTTGAAGTCAAAACGAAAAATCCAACTTCTCTTCACCGGGCAATGCAGGTGGCTTTATTAGCCGACAAAAACATACGCACTTATAATAACGCACGGGAAATATTCAGATCgagtaataatgaatataacagGACCGACGACGGTAGAAATAAGAATAGTCCAAACACTGACCGTggccaaaataataatcagaaTACGTCGTACAACTATCGCAATGATAATACTAGAAGAAATAATTTTCGTGGCAGGAATACTAATAGAAATCAGAATTCTAGAAACAACGATTTTAATGCTCGGCGATGTTATACGTGCAATCGCGAAGGTAATTTTTCATCGCGACGGAAGGATGGACAGTAa